Proteins from a single region of Eublepharis macularius isolate TG4126 chromosome 9, MPM_Emac_v1.0, whole genome shotgun sequence:
- the LOC129336103 gene encoding lithostathine-like, giving the protein MTRFASLLFCLLGSLLSSSWVEAQTSRCPAGTYSFTDGQEKFCYEFHEYLLPFEDAEAICQNRNGGHLASITSDTQMREVGGYVSRANRARSEAWIGLRRSQNSDMYRSWRWTDGSPFSYTNWLGGTPNNIGGRQNCVVLTPGSGFKNWDDATCNYGRTFLCKWRAS; this is encoded by the exons ATGACCCGCTTTGCCAGCCTGCTCTTTTGCCTTCTCGGCAGCCTCCTTTCCAGCTCCTGGGTAGAAG CCCAAACATCTCGCTGTCCTGCAGGCACTTACTCCTTCACTGATGGCCAGGAGAAGTTTTGCTATGAGTTCCATGAATATCTGTTGCCGTTTGAGGATGCCGAG GCCATATGTCAGAACAGGAACGGCGGTCACCTGGCCTCCATCACGAGCGACACTCAGATGAGGGAGGTTGGTGGTTACGTGTCTCGGGCGAACCGGGCCAGGAGTGAGGCGTGGATTGGCCTGCGCCGGAGCCAGAACTCAGACATG TACCGTAGCTGGCGGTGGACGGATGGATCCCCGTTCTCGTACACCAACTGGCTCGGTGGAACTCCCAACAATATTGGCGGGCGGCAGAACTGCGTTGTCCTCACCCCTGGATCAG GGTTTAAGAACTGGGACGATGCCACCTGCAACTACGGGAGAACTTTTCTCTGCAAGTGGAGAGCATCTTAG